A region from the Spirochaetota bacterium genome encodes:
- a CDS encoding polymer-forming cytoskeletal protein, protein MARTNKFNIEDNIVNSIIGEGSEFKGEFNINGLLRIDGKFKGTIATDGKVLIGQTGEAITDIKARVVVIGGTVKGNIYATERVIMLSTGTIHGNVITPSLIMEDGVIFEGNCTINKRQE, encoded by the coding sequence ATGGCACGGACAAATAAATTTAATATCGAAGACAATATTGTTAACAGTATCATAGGCGAAGGTTCTGAATTCAAAGGCGAATTTAACATTAACGGATTACTGCGTATAGATGGTAAATTCAAGGGAACTATCGCCACTGATGGTAAGGTGCTTATTGGGCAAACAGGCGAAGCCATAACCGACATCAAGGCACGCGTGGTGGTGATAGGCGGCACTGTGAAAGGCAATATCTATGCCACGGAGCGGGTGATTATGCTGTCAACCGGTACCATACATGGCAATGTCATAACGCCAAGCCTTATTATGGAAGATGGTGTTATTTTTGAGGGTAACTGCACTATAAACAAGAGGCAGGAATGA
- a CDS encoding DUF327 family protein, translating into MIEIVPPNPKKEEQKIVKRKKGTKSAGLHSTFRSTFEGTLEFSLPETLDELLEDLKDQEKKFMADPSLYNMQRYKALVQRILKILVSEEYVVNTLQRKRRDRADFVVIQQIQNKLEEITKAYITNNKAFDILKTFDEIRGLILDLTH; encoded by the coding sequence ATGATTGAGATAGTACCCCCAAACCCCAAGAAAGAAGAACAAAAAATTGTTAAACGTAAAAAAGGCACCAAATCCGCAGGCCTCCATTCAACATTCAGATCCACCTTTGAGGGAACTCTTGAATTTTCGCTGCCTGAAACCTTAGATGAACTTCTTGAAGATCTAAAAGACCAGGAAAAAAAATTTATGGCCGATCCCTCATTGTACAACATGCAGCGGTACAAGGCACTGGTTCAGCGTATACTAAAAATCCTGGTAAGCGAAGAATATGTGGTAAACACGTTACAACGAAAACGCCGTGATCGTGCTGATTTTGTGGTTATACAGCAAATACAGAATAAGCTTGAAGAGATTACAAAAGCCTATATAACAAACAACAAAGCTTTTGATATATTAAAAACCTTTGATGAGATCAGAGGGTTAATCCTGGACCTTACCCACTAA
- the ricT gene encoding regulatory iron-sulfur-containing complex subunit RicT: MDITGVKLRCSQQVYYVYTNNLFVRRNSLCVVETEHGIDIGRVFKKLTSLPDDSIKVGGKLVRLATQEDLNLLPQIEALEDRAFAVCKEKIIEKKLEMKLVMVKSLFDKTKIIFYFVADGRIDFRELVRDLAAVFRTRIEMRQIGVRDEARMCGGYGTCGRQLCCVNLKEEFEPVSIKMAKDQNMNLHSLKISGMCGRLLCCLGYEYHIYREINESLPSPGFQFTVNNIPFVVEAIDSLKESLILRHDSNTVAIHRDEISNINGTFVLSDTAIEKLKHSLEVVTEEV, from the coding sequence ATGGATATAACAGGCGTAAAACTTAGATGCAGCCAGCAAGTTTATTATGTATATACAAACAATCTTTTTGTTCGTCGTAATTCCCTGTGTGTAGTAGAAACGGAACATGGTATAGATATTGGCAGGGTTTTTAAGAAACTTACTTCCCTGCCCGACGATTCAATAAAAGTGGGAGGGAAGCTTGTACGCCTTGCCACACAGGAAGATTTAAACCTTTTGCCTCAAATTGAGGCACTTGAAGATAGGGCTTTTGCGGTGTGCAAGGAAAAAATCATTGAAAAAAAATTAGAGATGAAACTTGTCATGGTCAAAAGCCTTTTTGATAAAACCAAGATTATCTTCTATTTTGTGGCTGACGGGCGTATTGACTTCAGGGAACTGGTGCGGGATTTAGCTGCGGTGTTCAGAACACGCATTGAGATGCGTCAGATTGGCGTGCGTGATGAAGCGCGCATGTGCGGAGGGTATGGAACTTGTGGCAGGCAACTGTGCTGTGTTAACCTCAAAGAAGAATTTGAACCAGTTTCTATCAAAATGGCTAAAGATCAAAATATGAATTTGCACTCGCTGAAAATTTCCGGTATGTGCGGAAGGTTGCTATGTTGTCTTGGATATGAATACCATATTTATCGTGAGATTAATGAATCACTACCAAGTCCGGGTTTTCAGTTTACTGTTAATAATATTCCTTTTGTGGTAGAAGCAATTGATAGCTTAAAAGAATCATTGATACTGAGGCATGACTCCAATACTGTTGCCATTCATAGAGATGAAATTAGCAATATAAATGGGACATTTGTATTGAGCGATACTGCAATTGAAAAATTAAAACATTCACTGGAAGTTGTTACTGAAGAGGTATAA
- the metG gene encoding methionine--tRNA ligase, which translates to MEKRFYVTTPIYYVNAEPHIGHAYTTIVADFVNRLYKMRGYETFFLTGTDEHGDKIVKAAMQNNANPQEYTDKISAIFKAQWQAMGIEFNDFIRTTEERHKKVVQYVLQKVYDNGDIYFGSYGGFYCFGCERYFTEKEMVDGKCPDHQKPLEYIKEDNYFFKMSKYQQWLIDYINEHPNFIRPERYKNEVLAMLEGEALEDLCISRPRARLSWGIPLPFDNNFVTYVWFDALINYISAIGYPDSDLFKKFWPVSNHIIAKDIVKPHGVFWPTMLKAAGIEPYHHLNVHGYWNMEAAKMSKSLGNVVTPSQLLEKYGNDEIRYFFLREMTFGLDAKFSEEAIINRINYDLANDLGNLINRTFNMVHKYCDAKVPPFHSDSPAGRTDMQKALNDAMNHYFDYIDGFQFNLALERLWDFIRYCNKYIDEHKPWQLAKDGDIRQLQSLLRNLLEGIYAIAYLLAPVCITKSPVIIKSLKAPQQYPVEQLVNLKALTEGSIIDNPGILFPRLEKENDKASQKAKKEEKPMEETEGLIDIKDFMKVELRIAKVLQAQAVEGSNKLIELQIDTGKDTRTIVAGLAPHYTPEYLVGKKIIVVANLKPATLFKRTSHGMLLAAKLSKDDKPILIEVNDTVPVGAVLS; encoded by the coding sequence ATGGAAAAGCGCTTTTATGTTACCACGCCTATTTACTATGTTAACGCTGAACCACACATAGGCCATGCTTATACTACCATAGTGGCTGATTTTGTCAATCGCCTGTATAAAATGCGAGGCTATGAAACCTTCTTTTTAACCGGCACTGATGAACATGGTGACAAGATAGTCAAAGCTGCCATGCAGAACAATGCAAATCCACAGGAATATACTGATAAAATCAGTGCCATTTTTAAAGCACAGTGGCAAGCAATGGGGATTGAGTTTAATGATTTTATCCGCACTACCGAAGAACGTCATAAAAAAGTGGTACAGTACGTATTGCAAAAAGTGTATGATAATGGCGATATCTACTTTGGAAGCTATGGCGGTTTTTACTGTTTTGGCTGCGAGCGCTACTTTACCGAAAAGGAGATGGTTGATGGCAAATGTCCCGACCATCAAAAACCTCTGGAATATATTAAAGAAGACAATTACTTTTTTAAAATGAGCAAATATCAGCAATGGCTGATTGATTATATTAATGAACATCCAAACTTCATTAGGCCCGAGCGCTATAAAAATGAAGTTCTTGCAATGCTTGAAGGTGAGGCGCTTGAGGATTTATGCATTTCACGCCCCAGGGCCCGTCTTTCATGGGGTATACCGCTACCTTTTGACAATAACTTTGTAACGTATGTGTGGTTTGATGCACTCATTAATTATATCAGCGCTATTGGGTATCCCGATAGTGACCTTTTTAAAAAATTCTGGCCTGTATCCAACCATATTATTGCAAAGGATATTGTTAAACCCCATGGTGTATTCTGGCCAACCATGCTGAAAGCTGCAGGCATTGAGCCTTACCACCACCTCAATGTCCATGGCTACTGGAATATGGAAGCTGCAAAAATGTCAAAGTCATTGGGCAACGTGGTAACACCATCACAACTATTAGAAAAATATGGCAATGACGAAATCCGATATTTCTTTTTACGGGAAATGACGTTTGGACTTGATGCAAAATTTTCAGAAGAGGCCATAATTAATCGTATTAACTATGACCTTGCCAATGATTTGGGTAATTTAATAAACCGTACCTTTAACATGGTGCATAAGTACTGTGATGCTAAAGTGCCACCATTTCATAGCGATAGCCCCGCAGGAAGAACAGATATGCAGAAGGCATTGAATGATGCAATGAACCATTATTTTGATTATATTGATGGCTTCCAGTTTAACCTGGCGCTTGAACGATTGTGGGATTTTATACGCTATTGCAACAAATATATTGATGAACACAAACCATGGCAGTTAGCCAAAGATGGGGACATCAGGCAACTTCAGTCGCTTCTGAGGAACCTGTTAGAAGGAATCTATGCAATAGCATACCTCCTTGCACCGGTGTGCATCACCAAATCACCTGTCATCATTAAATCACTCAAGGCTCCTCAACAGTATCCGGTTGAGCAACTTGTCAACTTAAAGGCACTTACCGAAGGCAGCATAATTGATAATCCAGGCATACTGTTCCCACGATTAGAAAAAGAAAATGATAAAGCATCACAAAAAGCAAAAAAAGAGGAAAAACCTATGGAAGAAACAGAAGGCCTTATTGACATTAAGGATTTTATGAAGGTTGAACTACGTATTGCAAAAGTATTACAGGCTCAGGCTGTTGAAGGCTCAAACAAACTCATTGAATTACAGATAGATACGGGCAAAGATACTCGCACTATTGTTGCAGGGCTTGCCCCTCATTATACTCCTGAATATCTTGTTGGGAAAAAGATTATTGTTGTGGCAAATCTTAAACCAGCCACATTGTTTAAACGAACATCACATGGGATGCTACTGGCAGCAAAATTGTCTAAAGATGACAAACCCATTTTGATTGAAGTTAATGATACAGTGCCGGTTGGTGCAGTACTCAGTTAA
- a CDS encoding YfcE family phosphodiesterase, translating into MKIGLISDTHNDIELVQKAIAIFKERNISVIIHAGDLTSSKIISLFKGFDGRFVLGNCDIDVEEINTTASECGFGCVEHSCQFTLDGKNFMVFHGNNVPMFREAVNSGKYDYIIKGHTHIFENYVSGKTRIINPGSLYRGEEHTVAILDTETDKVEKIRIDIEE; encoded by the coding sequence ATGAAGATTGGATTAATATCCGATACACACAATGATATTGAACTGGTTCAAAAGGCAATTGCTATATTCAAAGAACGCAATATATCTGTTATTATCCATGCCGGTGATCTTACCTCCTCTAAAATCATTTCCCTGTTTAAAGGTTTTGATGGCAGATTTGTGCTGGGTAACTGCGACATTGATGTTGAAGAAATAAACACAACTGCATCTGAATGCGGGTTTGGCTGTGTTGAACATTCATGCCAGTTTACGCTGGATGGCAAGAATTTTATGGTGTTTCACGGAAACAATGTCCCCATGTTCAGAGAAGCAGTTAACAGTGGCAAATACGATTACATCATCAAAGGGCATACACACATATTTGAAAATTACGTCAGCGGAAAAACTCGTATCATCAATCCCGGATCCCTGTACCGCGGTGAGGAACATACTGTTGCCATACTTGATACTGAAACTGATAAGGTAGAAAAAATTCGTATAGATATTGAAGAATAA
- a CDS encoding ParB/RepB/Spo0J family partition protein, producing the protein MAKKVLGKGLGAIITTSPTPVSDFEKVLLQDKERVVDIPINAIMPNPDQPRVHFDAAEIAGLAQSIQHVGLLQPIIVRKQGEEYFIVAGERRWRACKLLGKPTIKAIVMNTTEEQNLTLALIENIQRTNLDPIEEAKAYKMLATRFKLKQSEIADRVGKDRATVANIMRLLNLPEHMQEALQDGRINVGHAKLLLGVSGDEQEALFDRIIHQGLSVREVEKAIAEVPKNSSKKKKKAKDAHIRKLEEELISFLGTRVEIRHSAGKGRIEISFYSLDDFERIVSLIKGDR; encoded by the coding sequence ATGGCAAAAAAAGTTTTAGGCAAAGGATTGGGAGCAATCATCACCACATCACCAACACCGGTGAGTGATTTTGAAAAGGTTTTATTACAGGACAAAGAACGTGTTGTGGATATTCCTATCAATGCAATAATGCCAAATCCTGACCAGCCACGAGTCCATTTTGATGCAGCAGAGATAGCAGGGCTTGCACAATCCATACAGCATGTGGGATTGCTACAGCCAATTATAGTGCGCAAGCAGGGTGAGGAATATTTTATTGTAGCTGGTGAACGCAGATGGCGAGCATGCAAGTTATTGGGAAAGCCAACCATAAAAGCAATTGTCATGAACACAACTGAAGAGCAGAATCTGACGCTGGCTCTTATCGAGAATATTCAACGAACAAACTTAGACCCAATAGAAGAAGCAAAAGCATATAAAATGCTTGCAACACGTTTCAAGCTCAAGCAATCAGAAATAGCTGATCGTGTGGGCAAAGACAGGGCAACGGTTGCCAATATCATGCGCTTGCTTAATCTGCCCGAGCACATGCAGGAAGCGTTACAGGATGGGAGAATTAATGTTGGACATGCAAAATTGCTTTTAGGTGTTTCCGGGGATGAACAGGAGGCATTGTTTGACAGGATAATCCATCAAGGACTGTCGGTGCGTGAAGTTGAAAAAGCAATAGCTGAAGTGCCAAAAAACAGTAGTAAAAAGAAAAAGAAAGCAAAGGATGCCCATATACGGAAACTGGAAGAAGAGCTAATCTCATTTTTAGGCACCCGTGTTGAGATACGCCATTCAGCAGGCAAGGGGCGTATTGAAATAAGTTTTTATTCGCTTGATGATTTTGAACGCATTGTAAGCCTTATAAAAGGTGACAGGTAA
- a CDS encoding AAA family ATPase produces MGKIISISNQKGGVGKTTTAVNLAAFLAEKGKQVLVVDIDPQANAGFGLGVNVEEMETTVYEVLLGTIPVQEAIFRTTIENLYIVPSNMHLAGAQVELMDMEDKEYLLKRALEKVRDTFDFILIDCPPSLGILTLNSLVASDSVIIPLQCEYYALEGLSQLLKIISMVQDTLNPKLEIEGVLLTMYDPRTNLSQQVVSDVKQFFKNKVFSAIIPRNVRLSEAPSFGKPINLYDRTSSGSMSYEQLAHELIQNVR; encoded by the coding sequence ATGGGTAAAATTATATCCATTTCCAACCAGAAAGGAGGGGTTGGCAAAACCACAACCGCTGTCAATTTAGCTGCATTTTTAGCAGAAAAAGGGAAACAGGTTCTGGTTGTAGATATTGACCCTCAGGCAAACGCCGGATTTGGCCTTGGTGTCAACGTAGAGGAAATGGAAACAACAGTGTATGAGGTTTTGCTGGGAACCATTCCCGTACAGGAAGCAATTTTCAGGACAACTATCGAAAATCTTTATATAGTCCCTTCCAATATGCATTTAGCTGGGGCTCAAGTTGAACTAATGGATATGGAGGATAAAGAGTATTTATTGAAAAGGGCGCTGGAAAAGGTACGTGATACATTTGATTTTATACTTATCGACTGCCCACCATCATTAGGGATACTCACTTTAAATAGCCTGGTTGCATCGGATTCGGTAATTATTCCGCTGCAGTGTGAATACTATGCACTTGAGGGTTTAAGTCAGCTTCTGAAAATTATTTCCATGGTACAGGATACACTCAATCCTAAGCTGGAAATTGAAGGAGTGCTACTGACCATGTATGACCCGCGCACCAATCTTTCGCAGCAGGTAGTTTCGGATGTAAAACAATTTTTTAAAAATAAAGTGTTTTCAGCAATAATCCCACGTAATGTGCGGCTTTCTGAGGCACCGTCATTTGGCAAGCCCATCAATCTTTATGACAGGACTTCAAGTGGCAGTATGAGCTATGAGCAGTTAGCACATGAATTAATTCAGAATGTGCGATAG
- a CDS encoding class I SAM-dependent methyltransferase, protein MHIDISRAMLDYARQKYNAIHNIEYIHSGFLGLNVHSLNVDAVYTKMALHHLPDFWKQVALNNISSITKPGGRLFYEDVIFSGDIEVIEHNIDRWINQFKQQTGEEFAKEVEMHVKEEFSTFDWVIENMIQKAGYNINTKLNQNEMIIRYICTKQ, encoded by the coding sequence TTGCACATTGATATATCCAGAGCAATGCTTGATTACGCCCGGCAAAAATACAATGCTATACACAATATAGAGTATATTCACTCAGGATTTTTAGGTTTAAATGTTCATAGTCTTAATGTTGATGCTGTGTATACAAAAATGGCATTACACCACCTGCCGGATTTCTGGAAGCAGGTAGCATTGAATAATATTTCATCAATTACAAAACCTGGAGGCAGATTATTCTATGAGGATGTAATTTTTTCAGGTGATATAGAAGTAATAGAACATAACATTGATCGGTGGATTAATCAATTTAAACAACAAACCGGAGAAGAATTTGCTAAAGAAGTAGAAATGCACGTCAAAGAAGAATTCAGCACCTTTGATTGGGTTATTGAAAACATGATACAAAAGGCTGGTTATAACATAAATACAAAATTAAATCAAAATGAGATGATTATACGATATATCTGCACAAAACAATAA
- a CDS encoding nucleotidyltransferase domain-containing protein has product MIHYEHIPNNVYEYIQEVKQALYCDTNIIFAYLFGGLAKGVQKPLSDIDIATYVRDTNNIAEYTMNLFLTLSDICHTSEIDIVILNTAPESLVGRIMHHKMLLVDKEPFFRHTFESLALRKYFDFAIKEKQILYRRYKIGRYASDSSQIVGA; this is encoded by the coding sequence ATGATTCACTATGAACACATCCCCAATAATGTGTATGAATACATACAGGAAGTGAAACAGGCATTATATTGTGATACTAACATCATTTTTGCGTACCTGTTTGGTGGGTTAGCTAAAGGTGTTCAAAAGCCTTTGTCAGATATAGATATTGCTACATATGTGCGTGATACAAACAATATTGCAGAGTACACTATGAATCTTTTTTTAACTCTGTCGGATATCTGTCACACATCCGAGATTGATATTGTTATTTTGAATACTGCACCAGAAAGTCTTGTGGGACGTATAATGCACCATAAAATGCTTTTAGTTGACAAAGAACCATTCTTTAGACATACCTTTGAATCGCTGGCATTAAGAAAATATTTTGATTTTGCTATTAAAGAAAAACAGATACTGTACAGGAGGTATAAGATTGGTAGATACGCCTCTGATTCTTCACAAATTGTCGGAGCTTGA
- a CDS encoding Y-family DNA polymerase, whose protein sequence is MWYALVDCNNFYASCEKVCNPALARRPVVVLSNNDGNVIARCPLAKALGIEMGAPFHQCKETLERHQVAVFSSNYALYADMSRRVMDTLSTCAPYVEVYSIDEAFLLCNVPPAEAQQYALSVRQKVMQWTGIPVSVGMGATKTLAKLANHIAKKRTQSGVFVLAGDSYCQPLLEKIDIAEVWGIGRRYARMLQSHGISNVWQLINTDDSFIKKKMTVVGLRTVYELRGIPCITFEDAPPPKKAIVSSRSFGRPVESLHELDQAAAHYSAIAANKLRKQHCAAGAVTVVASTNPFKNEPQYSCSATVVLDVHSAYTPDIIVAAHTALCSIYREGYRYKKVGVMLTDIIPYQELSPTLFVHMHNYEKRYRLMQAVDSVNREHGRGTVYFASEGVVRPWSMRRKFLSPRYTTHWDEIPVVT, encoded by the coding sequence ATGTGGTACGCGCTGGTTGACTGCAACAACTTCTACGCTTCGTGCGAAAAGGTGTGTAATCCCGCGCTTGCAAGGCGCCCGGTGGTGGTGCTGTCAAACAACGATGGCAATGTCATAGCGCGCTGCCCGCTGGCAAAGGCGCTTGGCATAGAAATGGGGGCGCCATTTCATCAGTGTAAGGAGACACTTGAGCGTCACCAGGTTGCAGTGTTTTCGTCAAACTACGCATTGTATGCTGATATGTCGCGCCGTGTCATGGATACATTGTCAACCTGCGCACCGTATGTTGAGGTGTACTCTATTGATGAGGCATTTTTACTGTGCAATGTCCCGCCTGCAGAAGCACAGCAGTATGCGCTTTCCGTCAGGCAAAAGGTTATGCAGTGGACAGGTATCCCTGTTTCGGTGGGTATGGGAGCCACCAAGACGCTTGCCAAGCTTGCAAATCATATTGCAAAAAAGCGCACACAAAGTGGTGTGTTTGTTTTAGCGGGCGATAGTTACTGTCAACCGTTGCTTGAAAAAATTGACATTGCTGAGGTATGGGGCATAGGGAGGCGTTATGCCCGTATGTTACAAAGCCATGGGATATCCAATGTATGGCAGCTTATCAACACCGATGATAGCTTCATAAAAAAGAAGATGACCGTGGTGGGGCTTAGAACTGTGTACGAACTACGCGGTATTCCCTGCATTACCTTTGAGGATGCACCGCCACCCAAAAAAGCCATTGTAAGCTCACGCTCGTTTGGCAGGCCTGTGGAAAGCTTGCATGAACTTGACCAGGCAGCGGCCCATTACAGCGCCATTGCTGCAAACAAACTGCGAAAGCAGCATTGTGCTGCCGGTGCAGTCACCGTAGTTGCATCAACCAATCCGTTTAAGAACGAACCACAGTATTCATGCAGTGCAACGGTTGTCCTTGATGTGCACTCAGCGTACACACCGGATATCATTGTAGCAGCACACACCGCGTTGTGTAGCATATATCGTGAAGGATATCGTTATAAGAAAGTGGGTGTTATGCTCACTGACATTATCCCGTATCAGGAACTATCGCCCACACTTTTTGTTCATATGCACAATTATGAAAAGCGCTACCGGCTCATGCAGGCAGTTGACAGCGTTAACAGAGAGCATGGTCGTGGTACGGTATATTTTGCTTCGGAAGGTGTGGTGCGCCCCTGGTCCATGCGCCGCAAATTTCTTTCACCGCGCTACACCACACACTGGGATGAGATACCGGTAGTTACGTGA
- the umuD gene encoding translesion error-prone DNA polymerase V autoproteolytic subunit, protein MATIFFQNLPKLMLTKFMYSISLVLEVKQLWCKIHVLHPIRIRHDSKILFSKEYDMPVQLIHCALPPKAPLYLMAIKAGFPSPADDYVEKTLDLHEHLIRHPAATFFVRVSGDSMAPLIIHGDILVVDRALTPSSGSIVIAAVNGELTVKRLVMHNGSTMLVPDNQSYQPIALTPEVDCTLWGVVVHIIRTVG, encoded by the coding sequence ATGGCTACAATTTTTTTTCAAAATTTACCAAAACTTATGTTGACTAAATTTATGTATAGTATATCTTTAGTCTTAGAAGTAAAACAACTGTGGTGCAAAATACATGTGTTACACCCAATACGCATACGCCATGACAGCAAAATTTTATTTTCAAAGGAATACGATATGCCAGTACAGCTAATCCATTGTGCATTACCGCCAAAAGCACCTCTGTATCTTATGGCAATCAAGGCGGGGTTCCCCTCCCCGGCGGATGACTATGTTGAAAAGACACTGGACTTACATGAACACCTGATACGCCATCCCGCAGCCACATTCTTTGTACGTGTTTCAGGCGATTCTATGGCACCCCTCATTATTCATGGTGACATCCTGGTGGTGGACAGGGCTCTGACCCCATCCAGTGGCAGCATTGTCATTGCTGCAGTAAATGGTGAGCTTACCGTAAAGCGTCTTGTTATGCACAACGGCAGCACCATGCTTGTTCCCGACAACCAATCGTACCAGCCAATTGCTCTGACCCCGGAGGTTGACTGCACACTGTGGGGAGTGGTGGTCCATATCATCCGTACGGTGGGCTAA